One window from the genome of Halostella litorea encodes:
- a CDS encoding FAD-dependent oxidoreductase, with product MDTGDEADALEPLPGEPRSLWLDTTPATDFDPLDGDLRVDAAVVGGGIAGITTATHLREAGRSVALLEADRVVEAVTGHTTAKVTAQHGLIYDHLRSTFDARTARLYAEANEAAIEDIAARVSDRGIDCDFQRQPAYTYVADESKRRKVRREAVAARRAGLAAEFVEGTPLPYDVECAVRFDDQAQFHPRKYLLSLVDDLPGDGSDVFERTRVTDVSDGDPCRVETDRGTVRADDVVVATHFPAFDRAGYFARQYPKRSYVLAARLNEPLPEGMHYRDEEPYFSVRTYDGDDGEFAFIGGQNHKTGQGGSTADRYRELAREARERFDVAEFAYRWSTQDYRTADRVPFVGRLGPGTDGLYVATGFGGWGMTGGTVAGMLLSDLIVDGESPWADVFDPTRLDLAAAGRELLSENADVAREFVGDWTTKPLTGVVTLSPGDAVVSRDGGRVVGTYRDADGEDHRVSAVCPHMGCLLEWNDGEKTWDCPCHGSRFTYEGEMLDGPANTDLPRPDDG from the coding sequence ATGGACACGGGAGACGAGGCAGACGCGCTCGAACCGCTCCCCGGCGAGCCGCGGTCGCTGTGGCTCGACACGACGCCGGCGACCGACTTCGACCCGCTCGACGGCGACCTGCGGGTCGACGCCGCCGTCGTGGGCGGCGGTATCGCCGGGATCACGACCGCGACGCACCTGCGGGAGGCCGGCCGGTCGGTCGCCCTGCTCGAAGCCGACCGCGTCGTCGAGGCCGTCACCGGCCACACGACGGCGAAGGTCACGGCCCAGCACGGGCTGATCTACGACCACCTGCGGTCGACCTTCGACGCCCGGACCGCCCGGTTGTACGCCGAGGCGAACGAGGCGGCGATCGAGGACATCGCAGCGCGCGTCTCGGACCGGGGGATCGACTGCGACTTCCAGCGACAGCCCGCGTACACGTACGTCGCCGACGAGTCGAAGCGCCGGAAGGTCCGCCGGGAGGCCGTCGCGGCGAGGCGCGCCGGGCTGGCGGCCGAGTTCGTCGAGGGGACGCCGCTCCCGTACGACGTCGAGTGTGCGGTCCGCTTCGACGACCAGGCGCAGTTCCACCCCCGCAAGTACCTCCTTTCCCTGGTCGACGACCTGCCGGGCGACGGGAGCGACGTGTTCGAGCGGACCCGCGTCACGGACGTGTCGGACGGGGACCCGTGCCGCGTGGAGACCGACCGCGGCACCGTCCGCGCGGACGACGTCGTGGTCGCCACGCACTTCCCGGCGTTCGACCGCGCGGGGTACTTCGCCCGCCAGTACCCGAAGCGGTCGTACGTGCTGGCCGCTCGCCTGAACGAGCCCCTCCCCGAGGGGATGCACTACCGCGACGAGGAGCCGTACTTCTCGGTCCGGACCTACGACGGCGACGACGGCGAGTTCGCGTTCATCGGGGGGCAGAACCACAAGACGGGGCAGGGCGGCAGCACCGCCGACCGCTACCGCGAACTCGCCCGCGAGGCCCGCGAGCGGTTCGACGTCGCGGAGTTTGCCTACCGCTGGTCGACGCAGGACTACCGCACCGCGGACCGCGTCCCCTTCGTCGGGCGACTCGGGCCGGGGACCGACGGCCTCTACGTCGCCACCGGCTTCGGCGGTTGGGGGATGACCGGCGGGACGGTCGCCGGCATGCTCCTCTCGGACCTCATCGTCGACGGCGAGAGCCCCTGGGCGGACGTGTTCGACCCGACGCGGCTCGACCTCGCGGCGGCCGGGCGGGAACTGCTGTCGGAGAACGCGGACGTGGCGCGCGAGTTCGTCGGTGACTGGACGACGAAGCCACTGACCGGCGTCGTCACGCTGTCGCCCGGCGATGCCGTCGTGTCGCGCGACGGCGGCCGGGTCGTCGGCACGTACCGCGACGCGGACGGCGAGGACCACCGCGTCTCCGCGGTCTGTCCGCACATGGGCTGCCTGCTGGAGTGGAACGACGGGGAGAAGACGTGGGACTGCCCGTGTCACGGCTCGCGGTTCACCTACGAGGGGGAAATGCTCGACGGCCCCGCAAACACCGACCTGCCGCGGCCGGACGACGGGTGA
- a CDS encoding DUF302 domain-containing protein, with the protein MSLPFDPAELDPEEYGEERATLEMDHDEAVEHVRETFTDAGFGIPVEFSPSELLNEKVDADRDPYYVLGACNPEMADRALDETLRIGGLFPCNVIVWEAEPGVQQVYHVSIMRIARLLGMAPDNEAWADIVADTGELVDEAFGDL; encoded by the coding sequence ATGAGCCTGCCGTTCGACCCGGCCGAGCTAGACCCCGAGGAGTACGGCGAGGAGCGCGCGACCCTGGAGATGGACCACGACGAGGCCGTCGAGCACGTCCGCGAGACGTTCACCGACGCCGGCTTCGGGATCCCCGTGGAGTTCTCGCCGTCGGAACTGCTCAACGAGAAGGTCGACGCCGACCGCGACCCCTACTACGTCCTCGGCGCGTGCAACCCCGAGATGGCCGACCGCGCGCTGGACGAGACGCTCCGGATCGGCGGCCTGTTCCCCTGCAACGTGATCGTCTGGGAGGCGGAACCGGGCGTCCAGCAGGTGTACCACGTCAGCATCATGCGGATCGCCCGGCTGCTCGGGATGGCCCCCGACAACGAGGCGTGGGCGGACATCGTCGCGGACACGGGCGAACTCGTCGACGAGGCGTTCGGGGACCTCTAA
- a CDS encoding CPBP family intramembrane glutamic endopeptidase, whose amino-acid sequence MYTVEPGIDKRVVRDTLIFIVGPLALGLSHGRRIGWRVDRKALRNTLLLALFVLPFYLVGSSLPSIRTFYPIWETSTAPAEFIPHAIKLFTLALAAETYYRGLLCVGVREIGFKSVFISPLVYALHHFHKPPIEFVLSGPTDVLFGAVDYESNSLLPSVVAHGAGLVLLDWLVLYPPLIPTETVVQWLRWVPLPL is encoded by the coding sequence ATGTACACCGTCGAACCGGGCATCGACAAGCGGGTCGTCCGGGACACCCTCATCTTCATCGTGGGGCCGCTCGCGCTCGGCCTCTCGCACGGCCGGCGGATCGGCTGGCGCGTCGACAGGAAGGCGCTCCGCAACACCCTCCTGCTCGCGCTGTTCGTCCTCCCCTTCTACCTCGTGGGGTCGTCGCTCCCCTCGATCCGGACGTTCTACCCGATATGGGAGACAAGCACCGCGCCCGCCGAGTTCATCCCCCACGCGATCAAACTGTTCACGCTGGCGCTGGCCGCCGAGACGTACTACCGCGGCCTGCTCTGTGTCGGCGTCCGCGAGATCGGGTTCAAGAGCGTGTTCATCAGCCCGCTCGTCTACGCCCTGCACCACTTCCACAAGCCCCCCATCGAGTTCGTCCTCTCCGGGCCGACCGACGTGCTGTTCGGCGCGGTCGACTACGAGAGCAACTCCCTCCTCCCCTCCGTCGTCGCCCACGGCGCGGGGCTGGTCCTGCTGGACTGGCTCGTGCTCTACCCGCCGCTGATCCCGACCGAGACGGTCGTGCAGTGGCTCCGCTGGGTGCCGCTCCCGCTGTGA
- a CDS encoding DUF5789 family protein: MADDDEESEEAPAVELGEGESVEGAPLARVASRLTWPKERSEIERQEGDAVIRTPDGPTALADVLPETSTTYFDRRQQFVDEVESVVGTGPVATADE, translated from the coding sequence ATGGCTGACGACGACGAGGAATCCGAGGAAGCGCCCGCCGTCGAACTCGGCGAGGGCGAGTCCGTCGAGGGCGCGCCGCTCGCCCGCGTCGCATCGCGGCTCACCTGGCCCAAGGAGCGAAGCGAGATCGAACGCCAGGAGGGCGACGCCGTCATCCGGACGCCCGACGGCCCGACGGCGCTCGCGGACGTGCTCCCCGAGACGTCGACGACGTACTTCGACCGCCGCCAGCAGTTCGTCGACGAGGTAGAGTCCGTCGTCGGCACCGGCCCCGTCGCCACCGCCGACGAGTGA
- a CDS encoding DUF7139 domain-containing protein encodes MTSLADVYEGHVGEVQSVRRLYLGTGLFLLGAVLAVVGVVVATTDLLAVVGVDQFGRRLVAGVLGGVGFPTVVLGVFTVLPAETRIRAAAAIGASVTALGVALFWYAYPDHWAGYGRDLTFVVTAVYFLGVITLVGCLFAGIATFKRRNDPGGTVRLEVTKQGETKVVEVDRSELGTGFGSVGTFGETPDGDVETQTNRPDRSGGTVGSGSSTGGAAGAGGPAAAASSGPGSAAAGPASDGGSAASDITSPMDGRPDDGEVLDDGPTTTELTDTYCGNCEHFEYVRTGRGMQPYCGFHGERMDDMEACDEWEPNN; translated from the coding sequence ATGACGAGCCTCGCGGACGTGTACGAGGGCCACGTGGGGGAGGTACAGAGCGTTCGCCGCCTGTATCTCGGCACGGGGCTGTTCCTCCTCGGGGCGGTGCTCGCTGTCGTCGGCGTGGTCGTCGCCACGACCGACCTGCTCGCGGTCGTCGGCGTCGACCAGTTCGGCCGACGCCTCGTCGCGGGCGTGCTCGGCGGGGTTGGGTTCCCGACCGTCGTCCTCGGCGTGTTCACCGTTCTCCCCGCTGAGACGCGGATCCGGGCGGCCGCCGCCATCGGCGCGAGCGTGACCGCGCTCGGCGTCGCGCTGTTCTGGTACGCGTACCCCGACCACTGGGCCGGCTACGGCCGGGACCTCACGTTCGTCGTGACGGCGGTGTACTTCCTCGGCGTCATCACGCTCGTGGGCTGCCTGTTCGCCGGCATCGCCACGTTCAAACGGCGCAACGATCCGGGCGGCACCGTCCGGCTGGAGGTGACCAAGCAGGGCGAGACGAAGGTCGTCGAGGTGGACCGCTCGGAACTCGGCACCGGCTTCGGCAGCGTCGGCACCTTCGGCGAGACGCCCGACGGCGACGTCGAGACGCAGACGAACCGCCCCGACAGGTCCGGCGGGACAGTTGGGAGCGGATCGTCCACCGGCGGCGCGGCGGGGGCCGGCGGGCCGGCAGCGGCCGCGTCGTCGGGTCCCGGGAGCGCGGCCGCCGGGCCGGCGAGCGACGGCGGCTCCGCGGCCAGCGACATCACGTCGCCGATGGACGGCCGGCCCGACGACGGGGAGGTGCTGGACGACGGGCCGACGACGACCGAACTGACCGACACGTACTGCGGCAACTGCGAGCACTTCGAGTACGTCCGCACCGGCCGCGGGATGCAGCCCTACTGTGGCTTCCACGGCGAGCGCATGGACGACATGGAGGCTTGCGACGAGTGGGAGCCGAACAACTAG
- a CDS encoding Mut7-C RNAse domain-containing protein, with the protein MRLLLDAMCGGVRAHLRMCGHDAAYALDRGVEADDALLRIARDEDRTLVTRDAALAGRAADAVRLDATDVDEQLRELRDAGVPLTLPDEPERCGACNGPLARTEGSTPDYAPDPADVAVWRCRDCGRCFWKGSHWDRVAATLAAMDG; encoded by the coding sequence ATGCGGCTCCTCCTCGACGCGATGTGTGGCGGCGTCAGGGCGCACCTGCGGATGTGCGGCCACGACGCCGCGTACGCGCTCGACCGCGGCGTCGAGGCCGACGATGCGCTGCTGCGGATCGCACGCGACGAGGACCGGACGCTCGTCACCAGGGACGCCGCGCTCGCCGGCCGCGCCGCCGACGCCGTTCGACTCGACGCGACCGACGTGGACGAGCAGTTACGCGAACTCCGGGACGCCGGCGTGCCCCTCACGCTCCCCGACGAGCCCGAACGCTGCGGGGCGTGCAACGGGCCGCTGGCGCGGACCGAGGGGTCGACGCCGGACTACGCTCCGGACCCTGCGGACGTCGCCGTCTGGCGGTGTCGCGACTGCGGGCGCTGCTTCTGGAAGGGGAGTCACTGGGACCGGGTGGCGGCGACGCTGGCGGCGATGGACGGCTAG
- the polX gene encoding DNA polymerase/3'-5' exonuclease PolX, whose product MNDEVADRFEEMADLLAAKGVEYKPRAYRRAAENIREYPRPIDERATQGADAVQAIDGVGEALADKVVEYAETGKIAELAELRAELPVEMDALTRVEGVGPKTVGDLYAALGIRTLDDLERAAREGEIREVKGFGAKTEENILDNVDFARQATKRQRIGEARPLADAALALLDGVDVVERAEVAGSLRRWRETIGDVDVLAASDDAGAVVDAFTDWDRADETIEAGDIKASVRADGVRVDLRVVVPAEFGSALQYFTGSKDHNVRLRNYAIDHDMKLNEYGAFDVSEVGSAAGSPTESDGDGDGQRAGERVAGETEAGMYEALGLPWIPPELREDNGEIAAAEAGELPDLLVVEDIRGDLHTHTDWSDGGHSIAAMVEAAAERGYDYHCVTDHATGPGMVGGVGLSDAELREQIDAVRDVAADAPIDVFAGVEANVDAEGGISVGDDVLAELDLVVASPHSALDQSEDAATDRLVAAVEHHEVDVLGHPSGRMINRRSGLTFDAGAVAEAAAAAGTALEVNSNPARLDLWDDAVRAAVEADATIAVNTDAHGPAEFDLVRYGVHTARRGWAEAADVLNARDADGLRAFLG is encoded by the coding sequence ATGAACGACGAGGTCGCCGACCGCTTCGAGGAGATGGCGGACCTGCTGGCGGCGAAGGGCGTCGAGTACAAGCCCCGGGCGTACCGCCGCGCCGCCGAGAACATCCGCGAGTACCCGCGGCCGATAGACGAGCGCGCGACTCAGGGGGCCGACGCCGTGCAGGCGATAGACGGCGTCGGCGAGGCGCTCGCCGACAAGGTCGTCGAGTACGCCGAGACGGGGAAGATAGCCGAACTGGCGGAGTTACGCGCTGAACTCCCCGTCGAGATGGACGCGCTGACCCGGGTCGAGGGGGTCGGCCCGAAGACCGTGGGGGACCTGTACGCGGCGCTCGGCATCCGGACGCTGGACGACCTCGAACGCGCCGCCCGCGAGGGGGAGATCCGGGAGGTGAAGGGGTTCGGCGCGAAGACAGAGGAGAACATCCTCGACAACGTCGACTTCGCCCGGCAGGCGACGAAACGCCAGCGCATCGGCGAGGCCCGCCCGCTCGCCGACGCGGCGCTCGCCCTGCTCGACGGGGTCGATGTGGTCGAGCGGGCCGAGGTCGCCGGCTCGCTGCGCCGCTGGCGGGAGACGATCGGCGACGTCGACGTACTCGCCGCCAGCGACGACGCCGGGGCGGTGGTCGACGCCTTCACCGACTGGGACCGCGCCGACGAGACCATCGAGGCCGGCGACATCAAGGCCAGCGTCCGCGCGGACGGGGTCCGCGTCGACCTCCGGGTGGTCGTCCCCGCGGAGTTCGGCAGCGCGCTCCAGTACTTCACCGGGAGCAAGGACCACAACGTCCGCCTCCGGAACTACGCCATCGACCACGACATGAAGCTGAACGAGTACGGCGCGTTCGACGTGAGCGAGGTGGGAAGCGCCGCTGGGAGTCCGACGGAGTCCGACGGGGACGGCGACGGACAGCGCGCCGGCGAGCGCGTCGCCGGGGAGACGGAGGCGGGGATGTACGAGGCGCTCGGGCTCCCCTGGATCCCGCCGGAACTGCGCGAGGACAACGGCGAGATAGCGGCCGCCGAGGCCGGCGAACTCCCCGACCTCCTCGTAGTCGAGGACATCCGGGGTGATCTCCACACCCACACGGACTGGTCCGACGGCGGCCACTCCATCGCCGCGATGGTCGAGGCCGCGGCCGAGCGGGGGTACGACTACCACTGCGTCACCGACCACGCGACCGGCCCGGGGATGGTCGGCGGCGTCGGCCTCTCGGACGCCGAACTCCGCGAACAGATCGACGCGGTGCGCGATGTCGCCGCCGACGCGCCCATCGACGTGTTCGCCGGCGTCGAGGCGAACGTCGACGCCGAGGGCGGGATCAGCGTCGGCGACGACGTGCTCGCGGAACTGGACCTCGTCGTCGCCTCGCCCCACAGCGCGCTCGACCAGTCGGAGGACGCCGCGACCGACCGCCTGGTCGCCGCCGTCGAGCACCACGAGGTCGACGTGCTCGGCCACCCGAGCGGCCGGATGATAAACCGCCGCAGCGGCCTGACGTTCGACGCCGGGGCCGTCGCCGAGGCGGCCGCGGCCGCGGGCACCGCGCTCGAAGTGAACAGCAACCCCGCCCGCCTCGACCTGTGGGACGACGCCGTCCGGGCCGCCGTCGAGGCCGACGCGACGATAGCGGTGAACACGGACGCCCACGGCCCCGCCGAGTTCGACCTGGTGCGCTACGGCGTCCACACGGCCCGCCGGGGCTGGGCCGAGGCCGCCGACGTGCTGAACGCCCGCGACGCCGACGGCCTCCGCGCGTTCCTCGGCTGA
- a CDS encoding DUF5788 family protein, with protein MQEYERKQLLAKVEREGATVGAAIPDRITVQGEEIDLQEFVFEIKRRETVPPGERDRVEEAKKNLRRERLQRKQTLEAGEVSYEEGQELVRAIIGIERALNALESLSPTDIEREEEVQEMTDRKRWMNFLQKALGKKDASTGGPGL; from the coding sequence GTGCAAGAGTACGAGCGAAAACAGCTCCTCGCGAAGGTCGAGCGCGAGGGGGCGACCGTGGGCGCGGCGATCCCCGACCGCATCACGGTCCAGGGCGAGGAGATCGACCTGCAGGAGTTCGTCTTCGAGATCAAGCGACGGGAGACGGTGCCGCCGGGGGAACGGGACCGGGTCGAGGAGGCGAAGAAGAACCTGCGCCGCGAGCGCCTCCAGCGCAAGCAGACGCTGGAGGCCGGCGAGGTGAGCTACGAGGAGGGCCAGGAACTCGTCCGGGCGATAATCGGGATCGAGCGCGCGCTCAACGCCCTGGAGAGCCTCTCGCCGACCGATATCGAACGCGAGGAGGAGGTCCAGGAGATGACCGACCGCAAGCGCTGGATGAACTTCCTCCAGAAGGCCCTGGGGAAGAAGGACGCGTCGACCGGGGGGCCGGGGCTATGA
- a CDS encoding rhomboid family intramembrane serine protease, protein MATCDQCGKEENMPYNCRHCGGTYCAEHRLPENHACPGLEDWGDPDGVFDSGFDDSVRDDGSSGGITDRLGLNTGVGGPLGYVRGNMTFVFLGLMWVTFALQQVTQAYLGLAYRIPGTEEYELYRSIFVLTPQHPEYVWTWFTSVLSHGGLGHIAVNSIVIYFFGQHVERYVGSRDFTLLFLGSGIAAGLAQVGLQIVQGVGAVGGGVVGASGAGLAIMGVLTVLNPDMRVLLYFLVPVPIWVITGFYAVISVLGVVGPSIAGANVANAAHLVGLAIGLTYGQHVKNKGVNTPNRMRFGGGGGPGGPGRGRGPF, encoded by the coding sequence ATGGCGACGTGCGACCAGTGTGGCAAGGAAGAGAACATGCCGTACAACTGCCGGCACTGCGGTGGCACGTACTGCGCCGAGCACCGCCTCCCCGAGAACCACGCCTGTCCGGGGTTAGAGGACTGGGGGGACCCGGACGGCGTCTTCGACAGCGGCTTCGACGACAGCGTCCGCGACGACGGCTCGTCCGGCGGGATCACCGACCGCCTGGGCCTGAACACGGGCGTCGGCGGGCCGCTCGGCTACGTCCGGGGGAACATGACGTTCGTCTTCCTCGGCCTGATGTGGGTCACCTTCGCCCTCCAGCAGGTGACACAGGCGTACCTCGGCCTCGCATACCGGATCCCGGGGACCGAGGAGTACGAGCTCTACCGCAGCATCTTCGTGTTGACGCCCCAGCACCCCGAGTACGTCTGGACCTGGTTCACGTCGGTGCTGTCCCACGGCGGGCTGGGCCACATCGCGGTCAACAGCATCGTGATCTACTTCTTCGGCCAGCACGTCGAGCGCTACGTCGGCTCGCGGGACTTCACGCTGCTGTTCCTGGGGAGCGGCATCGCCGCCGGCCTCGCACAGGTCGGCCTCCAGATCGTCCAGGGCGTCGGCGCCGTCGGCGGCGGCGTGGTCGGCGCGAGCGGGGCCGGGTTGGCTATCATGGGCGTGCTGACGGTGCTCAACCCCGACATGCGCGTCCTGCTGTACTTCCTCGTCCCGGTCCCCATCTGGGTCATCACCGGGTTCTACGCGGTGATCAGCGTCCTCGGCGTCGTCGGGCCGAGCATCGCCGGCGCGAACGTGGCCAACGCCGCACACCTCGTCGGCCTCGCCATCGGGCTGACGTACGGTCAGCACGTCAAGAACAAGGGCGTCAACACGCCCAACCGGATGCGGTTCGGCGGCGGGGGCGGCCCTGGGGGTCCCGGCCGCGGTCGCGGCCCGTTCTGA
- a CDS encoding endonuclease V, which yields MTPVRPEFVPDAALSRGEMEALQRDIADAAAFENDLPFDPATVAEGPLSTPGAAPPTVVGVDQAFLDERAVSAVVAMRDGEVIERAHAATPLEIPYIPGLLSFREGRSILAAFEELDATPDLALFDGSGRIHFRQAGLATHIGVCLDLPSVGVAKSLLCGTPRSSVDGLPEGARVAVEADGDVDAPDGTVIGYAVQSRQYDSGSTSINPLYVSPGHRVDAETAADLVEGLGGEYKLPEPTRLADAYADEVKAELG from the coding sequence ATGACGCCGGTCCGCCCCGAGTTCGTCCCCGACGCGGCGCTCTCCCGCGGGGAGATGGAGGCGCTCCAGCGCGACATCGCCGACGCCGCCGCCTTCGAGAACGACCTCCCCTTCGACCCGGCGACGGTCGCCGAGGGGCCGCTCTCGACGCCGGGCGCGGCGCCGCCGACCGTCGTCGGCGTCGACCAGGCGTTCCTCGACGAGCGGGCCGTGAGCGCTGTCGTCGCGATGCGGGACGGCGAGGTGATAGAGCGCGCTCACGCGGCGACGCCCCTGGAGATCCCCTACATCCCCGGCCTGCTCTCGTTCCGCGAGGGGCGGTCGATCCTCGCGGCGTTCGAGGAACTCGACGCGACGCCCGACCTCGCGCTGTTCGACGGGAGCGGCCGGATCCACTTCCGGCAGGCCGGCCTCGCCACGCACATCGGCGTCTGTCTGGACCTGCCGAGCGTCGGCGTCGCCAAGAGCTTGCTCTGTGGCACCCCGCGGTCGTCGGTCGACGGTTTGCCCGAGGGCGCGCGCGTCGCTGTCGAGGCCGACGGGGACGTCGACGCGCCGGACGGCACGGTGATCGGGTACGCCGTCCAGTCCCGGCAGTACGACTCGGGTTCGACCTCCATCAACCCGCTGTACGTCAGCCCCGGCCACCGCGTCGACGCGGAGACGGCGGCGGACCTCGTCGAGGGGCTGGGCGGGGAGTACAAGCTCCCGGAGCCGACGCGGCTCGCCGACGCGTACGCCGACGAGGTCAAGGCCGAACTCGGGTGA
- a CDS encoding SDR family oxidoreductase, with translation MTSTATDDAEADEWDDGDESSACGKTVLITGCSSGIGRATAKAFLDEGWRVYATSRDVGDVEDLADAGCETAALDVTDDDQVDAVVEKVVAETGRIDCLVNNAGYAQMGPVEDVPVEDVRRQFDVNVYGPHRLSRAVLPHMREQGDGTIVNVSSLAGRVSYPGSGVYCGSKFALEAMSDALRAEVAEFDVDVALVEPGPVETKFTERVEEEVDGLPRTDAYASLYKILDDTAAIGGGGPASVPPRRVAEVVLNAASSTEPEARYPVGPFATLFSYAGILPAKWRDAAYRLVSKIAGVRS, from the coding sequence ATGACCAGCACGGCAACGGACGACGCCGAGGCGGACGAGTGGGACGACGGTGACGAGTCGAGCGCGTGCGGAAAGACGGTGCTCATCACCGGCTGCTCGTCGGGGATCGGGCGGGCGACCGCGAAGGCGTTCCTGGACGAGGGCTGGCGGGTGTACGCCACCTCGCGGGACGTCGGTGACGTCGAGGACCTGGCCGACGCCGGCTGCGAGACGGCCGCGCTCGACGTGACCGACGACGACCAGGTCGACGCGGTCGTCGAGAAGGTCGTCGCGGAGACCGGCCGGATCGACTGCCTCGTGAACAACGCCGGCTACGCGCAGATGGGGCCGGTCGAGGACGTCCCGGTCGAGGACGTGCGCCGGCAGTTCGACGTCAACGTGTACGGCCCGCACCGTCTCTCGCGGGCCGTGCTCCCGCACATGCGCGAGCAGGGCGACGGCACCATCGTCAACGTCTCCAGCCTCGCGGGGCGGGTCTCCTACCCCGGGAGCGGCGTCTACTGCGGGTCGAAGTTCGCGCTGGAGGCGATGAGCGACGCACTCCGCGCCGAGGTGGCCGAGTTCGACGTGGACGTGGCGCTGGTCGAACCGGGGCCGGTCGAGACGAAGTTCACCGAGCGCGTCGAGGAGGAGGTCGACGGCCTACCGCGGACGGACGCGTACGCCTCGCTGTACAAGATACTCGACGATACGGCGGCGATCGGCGGCGGCGGGCCGGCGTCGGTCCCGCCGCGCCGCGTGGCGGAGGTGGTCCTGAACGCGGCGAGTTCGACCGAACCCGAGGCGCGGTACCCGGTCGGTCCGTTCGCCACGCTGTTCAGCTACGCCGGGATCCTCCCCGCGAAGTGGCGCGACGCCGCCTACCGGCTGGTGTCGAAGATCGCCGGCGTCCGGTCGTGA